The following proteins come from a genomic window of Bradyrhizobium paxllaeri:
- a CDS encoding amidohydrolase family protein produces MNVQFRPESSASVSIKTAIADCDIHPARATNDELFPFMAKRWHSHLDTYGKQAYHGMMEGPPYPKAQPNASRRDAWPPEGGPQGSSLSFMQKQLLDPYSVALGVLNPLNSGQGLRNQDMAGAICSAINDWQIEKWTSKDRRLKGSIVVANEDGVAAAAEIRKRAGDPNFVQVLLLSRNVEPLGQRRYWPVYEAAQEIGLPVGVHAFGFGGNPLTPSGWPSFYIEEMVGHAQCQQTVLASLVLEGVFERFPKLKMVMIEAGFGWAPSLGWRLDKSFERLHSEVPYLKRKPSEYIRDHIWWTTQPMEDPERRDHLFQTIEWIGWDKLLFATDYPHWDFDEPSRVLPPGVSEANREAFYLGNAKKLYGIA; encoded by the coding sequence ATGAACGTCCAGTTCCGCCCAGAGTCTTCGGCTTCCGTCAGCATCAAGACTGCGATCGCCGATTGCGACATCCATCCGGCGCGCGCCACCAACGACGAACTCTTTCCGTTCATGGCCAAGCGCTGGCACTCGCATCTCGATACCTACGGCAAGCAGGCTTATCATGGCATGATGGAAGGGCCGCCCTATCCTAAAGCGCAGCCAAATGCCTCGCGCCGAGACGCCTGGCCGCCGGAAGGCGGGCCGCAAGGTTCCTCGCTGTCCTTCATGCAGAAGCAACTGCTCGATCCCTACAGCGTCGCGCTCGGCGTGCTCAATCCGCTCAACAGCGGGCAGGGGTTGCGCAACCAGGATATGGCTGGTGCGATCTGTTCCGCGATCAACGACTGGCAGATCGAGAAATGGACGAGCAAGGACAGGCGCCTGAAAGGTTCGATCGTCGTCGCCAATGAGGATGGCGTGGCCGCCGCCGCTGAAATCCGCAAGCGCGCGGGCGATCCGAACTTCGTCCAGGTGCTGCTGCTCTCGCGCAACGTCGAGCCGCTCGGCCAGCGCCGCTACTGGCCGGTCTACGAGGCCGCGCAGGAAATTGGACTACCGGTCGGCGTCCACGCCTTCGGCTTTGGCGGCAATCCGCTTACCCCCTCGGGGTGGCCAAGCTTCTACATCGAGGAGATGGTCGGCCATGCGCAGTGCCAGCAGACCGTGCTGGCAAGTCTCGTGCTCGAAGGCGTGTTCGAGCGTTTTCCGAAACTGAAAATGGTGATGATCGAGGCCGGCTTCGGCTGGGCGCCGTCGCTCGGCTGGCGGCTCGACAAGAGTTTTGAAAGGCTGCACAGCGAGGTGCCGTATCTGAAGCGTAAGCCGTCGGAATATATCCGCGATCACATCTGGTGGACCACGCAGCCGATGGAAGATCCGGAGCGCCGCGACCACCTGTTCCAGACCATCGAATGGATCGGCTGGGACAAGCTGTTGTTCGCCACCGACTACCCGCATTGGGATTTCGATGAGCCGTCGCGCGTGCTGCCGCCCGGCGTCAGCGAGGCCAATCGCGAAGCGTTCTATCTCGGCAATGCGAAGAAGCTGTACGGGATTGCGTAG
- a CDS encoding GlsB/YeaQ/YmgE family stress response membrane protein, producing MVISNEGILVILFVGLVAGWLAGKIVRGTGFGIIGDILVGIAGALLASLLFPKLGIRLGTGLVSEIVYSTIGAIILLVIVRLLRTGGRW from the coding sequence ATGGTGATTTCCAACGAAGGCATTCTCGTCATTCTTTTCGTCGGCCTGGTGGCCGGCTGGCTCGCCGGCAAGATCGTGCGCGGCACCGGCTTTGGCATCATCGGCGACATTCTCGTCGGTATCGCCGGCGCGCTGCTGGCGAGCCTGCTGTTTCCCAAGCTCGGCATTCGTCTCGGCACCGGGCTGGTGTCCGAAATCGTCTATTCCACTATCGGCGCCATTATCCTGCTGGTGATCGTGCGGCTGCTCCGAACCGGCGGGCGATGGTAG
- a CDS encoding ABC transporter ATP-binding protein: protein MSEASPSVELLEQVEDVGGAAQPLLQVTGLTKHFPVRGDLFSPRKTVRAVDNVSFSIAKGETVGIVGESGCGKSTTARLLMHLMKHDAGDIVYDGMQVGRALSLRELRRGMQMVFQDSYASLNPRLTIEESIAFGPKVHGMADAAARTLARELLGKVGLRPETFANRYPHEISGGQRQRVNIARALALSPRLVILDEAVSALDKSVEAQVLNLLADLKREFGLTYLFISHDLNVVRYISDRVLVMYLGEVVELGPVDKVWDAPAHPYTRALLAAMPSSDPDNRTETPPISGDPPNPIDPPSGCRFHTRCPFAEPLCANATPDLSDVDTMGHQAACYMAIPGSGHSRAPANKNEGASVA, encoded by the coding sequence ATGAGTGAAGCAAGCCCGTCAGTCGAACTACTGGAACAGGTTGAGGACGTCGGCGGCGCCGCGCAGCCGCTGCTGCAGGTCACAGGCCTCACCAAGCATTTCCCGGTGCGGGGCGATCTGTTCAGCCCCCGCAAAACCGTGCGCGCGGTCGATAACGTCTCCTTCTCGATCGCCAAGGGCGAGACCGTCGGCATTGTCGGCGAGTCCGGCTGCGGCAAGTCGACCACGGCGCGGCTTCTGATGCACCTGATGAAGCATGACGCCGGCGATATCGTCTATGACGGCATGCAGGTCGGCCGCGCGCTGTCACTGCGCGAACTGCGCCGCGGCATGCAGATGGTGTTTCAGGACAGCTACGCCTCGCTGAATCCGCGCCTCACCATCGAGGAATCGATCGCATTCGGCCCAAAGGTGCACGGCATGGCGGATGCCGCCGCGCGCACGCTGGCGCGCGAACTGCTCGGCAAGGTGGGCCTACGGCCCGAAACCTTCGCCAACCGCTACCCGCACGAGATTTCCGGCGGCCAGCGTCAGCGCGTCAATATCGCGCGTGCGCTGGCGCTGTCGCCGCGGCTGGTGATCCTGGACGAAGCGGTCTCGGCACTCGACAAATCGGTCGAGGCGCAGGTGCTCAACCTGCTCGCCGATCTGAAGCGCGAATTCGGCCTGACCTATCTGTTCATCAGCCACGACCTCAACGTCGTCCGCTACATCTCGGACCGCGTGCTCGTCATGTATCTCGGCGAGGTGGTCGAGCTCGGCCCGGTCGACAAGGTCTGGGACGCGCCGGCCCATCCCTATACGCGGGCGCTGCTCGCCGCCATGCCGTCGTCCGACCCTGACAATCGCACCGAGACGCCGCCGATTTCGGGTGATCCGCCCAATCCGATCGATCCGCCGTCCGGCTGCCGGTTTCACACCCGCTGTCCGTTTGCGGAGCCGCTCTGCGCAAATGCGACACCAGACCTCAGCGATGTCGATACAATGGGCCATCAGGCGGCGTGCTACATGGCCATCCCGGGCTCCGGGCACAGCCGCGCACCGGCCAATAAAAACGAGGGAGCAAGCGTCGCATGA
- a CDS encoding CinA family protein, giving the protein MKELITIAEQIAAQLIARKQTIAVAESSTGGLISAALLSVPGASAYFLGGAVVYTRDARRLLMDIPDEAMKGLRSASEPYASLLASQVRQRFATDWGLSETGATGPTGNRYGDAAGHCCTAVAGPQSEVFTLETGSADRQGNMQAFAKTALNLLLENLSK; this is encoded by the coding sequence ATGAAAGAACTCATAACAATAGCCGAACAGATTGCCGCTCAGTTGATCGCGCGCAAACAGACGATTGCGGTGGCGGAATCTTCAACCGGCGGCCTGATCTCGGCAGCGCTGCTGTCGGTGCCGGGCGCATCGGCCTATTTCCTCGGCGGCGCCGTGGTCTACACCCGCGACGCGCGACGGTTGTTGATGGATATTCCTGACGAGGCGATGAAGGGGCTTCGTTCGGCATCCGAGCCTTATGCATCACTGCTGGCAAGCCAGGTTCGCCAGCGCTTTGCAACGGATTGGGGCTTGTCGGAGACCGGCGCGACCGGGCCGACCGGCAATCGCTACGGCGATGCGGCCGGCCATTGCTGCACAGCGGTGGCGGGGCCGCAGAGCGAGGTATTCACGCTGGAGACAGGCAGTGCCGACCGGCAGGGCAACATGCAGGCGTTTGCGAAGACGGCGCTGAATTTGCTGCTGGAGAATTTGTCGAAGTAA
- a CDS encoding amidohydrolase family protein — protein MTSPLPGGVDCDLHPAVPHLTSPLPYMNDYWRDQVTTRGMTDLVSQSYPTNSPISSRPDWRPAQGKPGADLADMQKQALDRFGVAYGICNPLYGVQMVFSEDMQDAFCRALNDWLAKEWLDKDDRLRGSIVIPTQSVEKSVAEIERCAKDKRFVQVLMLVMGDMPLGKRAYWPIYAAAERLGLAVGVHAGSAYHNPPTSVGWGSYHIEDYVAQATAFQTQLTSLIVEGVFARHPKLKMVMLESGFTWLPAYLWRLHKFWRGIRMETPWVDRAPLEIVRSNIRFSLQPVDAPPDPATLNRLFDHMQSDELLLFSTDYPHWQFDGDEVLPPGLSGDLVRKIMIDNPLATYGRLLTVKETTP, from the coding sequence ATGACGTCGCCGCTTCCCGGTGGCGTGGATTGCGATCTGCATCCCGCTGTTCCGCATCTGACCAGCCCGTTGCCCTACATGAACGACTATTGGCGCGATCAGGTGACGACGCGCGGCATGACCGACCTGGTCTCGCAATCCTATCCGACCAATTCCCCGATCTCCTCGCGGCCGGACTGGCGTCCGGCGCAGGGCAAGCCGGGCGCCGATCTCGCCGACATGCAGAAGCAGGCGCTCGACCGGTTCGGTGTCGCCTACGGCATCTGCAATCCCTTGTACGGCGTGCAGATGGTGTTTTCCGAGGATATGCAAGATGCGTTCTGCCGCGCATTGAACGACTGGCTCGCCAAAGAATGGCTCGACAAGGACGATCGGCTGCGCGGCTCGATCGTGATCCCGACGCAAAGCGTCGAAAAGTCCGTCGCCGAGATCGAGCGCTGCGCCAAGGACAAGCGTTTCGTCCAGGTGCTGATGCTGGTCATGGGCGACATGCCGCTGGGAAAACGCGCCTATTGGCCGATCTACGCCGCTGCCGAACGGCTGGGCCTCGCCGTTGGCGTCCATGCCGGCAGCGCCTATCACAATCCGCCGACCTCGGTCGGCTGGGGTTCCTATCACATCGAGGATTATGTCGCGCAGGCGACCGCGTTCCAGACCCAGCTCACCAGCCTGATCGTGGAGGGCGTGTTCGCCCGGCATCCGAAACTGAAAATGGTCATGCTGGAGTCCGGCTTCACCTGGCTGCCGGCGTATCTCTGGCGGCTGCACAAGTTCTGGCGCGGTATACGGATGGAAACGCCGTGGGTCGATCGCGCGCCGCTGGAGATTGTGCGCAGCAACATCCGCTTCTCGCTGCAGCCGGTCGATGCGCCGCCTGATCCCGCAACCCTGAACCGCCTGTTTGACCATATGCAGTCGGACGAATTGCTCCTATTCTCGACCGACTATCCCCACTGGCAATTCGACGGTGACGAGGTGCTGCCGCCGGGCCTGTCGGGCGATCTGGTCCGCAAGATCATGATCGATAACCCGCTCGCGACATACGGCCGGCTGCTGACGGTGAAGGAGACGACGCCATGA
- a CDS encoding ABC transporter permease has product MSDTALQAAPITKARGYWATVGRRIIRDKVSMVCAFVLVLIFASALLAPWLGLADPYQGSMIRRLRHIGTPNYPLGTDELGRDMLARLIYGGRLSLIIGILPVIFAFVIGTSLGLVAGYVGGRLNTAIMRTIDVFYAFPSVLLAIAISGALGAGIVNSIVSLTIVFVPQITRVSESVTTGVRNMDFVEAARASGAGPFTIMRVHMLGNVLGPIFVYATGLISVSMILAAGLSFLGLGTKPPEPEWGLMLNTLRTAIYVNPWVAALPGVMIFAVSICFNLLSDGMRSAMDIRN; this is encoded by the coding sequence ATGTCGGATACCGCGTTACAAGCCGCGCCCATCACCAAGGCGCGCGGCTATTGGGCGACCGTCGGCCGCCGCATCATCAGAGACAAGGTCAGCATGGTCTGCGCCTTCGTGCTGGTGCTGATCTTCGCTTCCGCGCTGCTGGCGCCCTGGCTGGGCCTCGCCGATCCCTATCAGGGCTCGATGATTCGGAGGCTTCGCCACATCGGCACGCCGAACTATCCGCTCGGCACCGACGAACTTGGCCGCGACATGCTGGCCCGGCTGATCTACGGCGGGCGGCTGTCGCTGATCATCGGCATTCTGCCTGTCATCTTTGCTTTTGTGATAGGCACCTCGCTCGGCCTCGTCGCCGGCTATGTCGGCGGCCGGCTCAACACCGCGATCATGCGCACCATCGATGTGTTCTACGCCTTCCCCTCGGTGCTGCTGGCGATCGCGATCTCCGGCGCGCTGGGCGCTGGCATCGTCAACTCGATCGTGTCGCTGACCATCGTGTTCGTGCCGCAGATCACCCGCGTTTCCGAAAGTGTCACCACGGGCGTGCGCAACATGGATTTCGTCGAGGCCGCGCGCGCCTCCGGCGCCGGCCCTTTCACCATCATGCGCGTGCACATGCTGGGCAACGTTCTGGGACCGATCTTCGTCTACGCGACGGGATTGATCTCGGTGTCGATGATCCTCGCCGCCGGCCTGTCGTTCCTCGGTCTGGGGACAAAGCCGCCGGAGCCGGAATGGGGCCTGATGCTGAACACGCTGCGCACCGCGATCTATGTCAACCCATGGGTGGCGGCGCTGCCGGGCGTCATGATCTTCGCGGTGTCGATCTGCTTCAATCTCTTGAGCGACGGCATGCGCAGCGCCATGGATATCAGGAACTGA
- a CDS encoding HlyD family type I secretion periplasmic adaptor subunit has product MTAELKGARRSIRSHLILGLALMLVLVGGFGGWASTVQISGALIAPGSVVVDSNVKKVQHPTGGVVGEVRVRDGDIVKAGDVVVRLDETVVKASLAIVVKTLNGLWARAARLEAEQRGLDTIKFPPQLADRADDPDVRDVIASETKLFEVRVFGRAGQKSQLRERVAQLNEEIAGLTAQEQAKDKEIALVEKELVGVRQLYEQRLIQISRLTVLERDLARLSGERAQYIAARAQARGKITETELQIIQVDKDVVSEVSKDLRETNDKIGEFVERKVTAEDQLRRIDIRAPQDGVVLQSTVHTIGGVITAGDAIMMIVPKADDLSVEAKVNPQDIDKLQIGQKTLLRLSAFNQRTTPELNGVVTRVSADVTTDQRTGQSYYTIRVSMPPTEVARLGDNVKIIPGMPVEAFVQTGDRTMFSYLMKPFSDQLMRSFRER; this is encoded by the coding sequence ATGACCGCCGAGCTGAAAGGCGCGCGCCGCTCGATCCGCTCCCACCTCATCCTGGGGCTGGCGCTGATGCTGGTGCTCGTCGGAGGGTTCGGCGGCTGGGCCTCGACAGTGCAGATCTCGGGCGCGCTGATCGCGCCGGGTTCGGTGGTGGTCGATTCCAACGTCAAGAAGGTGCAGCATCCGACCGGCGGCGTGGTCGGCGAGGTCCGGGTGCGCGACGGCGATATCGTCAAGGCCGGCGACGTCGTGGTGCGGCTCGACGAGACCGTGGTGAAGGCGAGCCTTGCCATCGTGGTCAAGACGCTGAACGGCTTGTGGGCGCGCGCGGCGCGGCTGGAAGCCGAGCAGCGCGGTCTCGATACGATCAAGTTTCCGCCGCAGCTCGCCGATCGCGCCGACGATCCTGATGTCCGCGACGTCATCGCGAGTGAAACAAAGCTGTTCGAGGTCCGCGTGTTCGGGCGCGCCGGGCAGAAATCGCAGTTGCGCGAGCGTGTCGCGCAGCTCAACGAGGAAATCGCCGGCCTCACCGCGCAGGAGCAGGCCAAGGATAAGGAAATCGCGCTGGTCGAGAAGGAGCTGGTCGGCGTTCGCCAGCTCTACGAGCAGCGCCTGATCCAGATCTCGCGCCTGACGGTCCTGGAGCGCGATCTCGCCCGCCTGTCGGGTGAGCGCGCGCAGTACATCGCCGCGCGGGCGCAGGCGAGGGGCAAGATCACCGAAACCGAATTGCAGATCATCCAGGTCGACAAGGACGTCGTCAGCGAGGTCTCCAAGGATCTGCGCGAGACCAATGACAAGATCGGCGAGTTCGTCGAGCGCAAGGTCACTGCCGAGGATCAATTGCGCCGCATCGACATCCGCGCGCCGCAGGACGGCGTGGTGCTGCAGTCGACGGTGCACACGATCGGCGGTGTCATCACCGCGGGCGACGCCATCATGATGATCGTGCCGAAGGCGGACGACCTCTCGGTCGAGGCCAAGGTCAATCCGCAGGACATCGACAAGCTGCAGATCGGCCAGAAGACGCTGCTGAGGTTATCGGCCTTCAACCAGCGCACCACGCCTGAGCTGAACGGCGTCGTCACCCGCGTCTCCGCCGACGTCACCACCGACCAGCGCACCGGCCAGAGCTATTACACCATCCGCGTCTCGATGCCGCCGACCGAAGTCGCCCGCCTCGGCGACAACGTCAAGATCATCCCGGGCATGCCGGTCGAAGCCTTCGTGCAGACCGGCGACCGCACCATGTTCTCCTATCTGATGAAGCCGTTCAGTGACCAGTTGATGCGCTCGTTCCGAGAGCGGTGA
- a CDS encoding type I secretion system permease/ATPase, translating to MAAAPGVRKSELGEALRACRNAFIGVGVMSCMINLLYLTGSIFMLEVYDRVLPSRSVPTLVGLVILAAGLYIAQGGLDLIRGRILGRIGTALDEAINARVFETVVRLPLMVGSRNEGLQPLRDLDNVRSFLGSMGPGAFFDLPWLPFYLAICFAFHWLLGVTALAGAIILVTLTLITEFLSRTPAKEAMTLAARRNDLAATSRRNAEVLVAMGMSGRLMKRWGEANETYLAGNQRASDIAGGLGAVAKVLRMMLQSAVLAVGAYLVIHQEATAGIIIAGSILSARALAPVDLAIAHWKGFVAARQSWHRLSKLLEQIPASNAQTMLQAPTKRLSVEAVSIVPPGEQRVIVQDVNFAVEAGTGVGVIGPSGSGKSSLVRALVGVWTPARGKVRLDGAALDQWSSDVLGRHIGYLPQDVELFAGTVAQNISRFDPEAKSDAIIAAAKEAGVHDMIIKMREGYDTQIGEQGASLSAGQAQRVALARALYGHPFLIVLDEPNSNLDSEGDEALTRAVRAARERGAIVVVVAHRPIGIEAVDQLLVLKDGRMQAFGPKETVLGQVLQRVPSPPPPIKIVSEAGAAKKS from the coding sequence ATGGCAGCCGCTCCCGGCGTCCGGAAGTCCGAGCTCGGCGAGGCGCTGCGCGCCTGCCGCAACGCCTTTATCGGCGTCGGCGTCATGAGTTGCATGATCAATCTGCTGTACCTGACCGGCTCAATCTTCATGCTGGAGGTCTATGACCGCGTGCTGCCGAGCCGCAGCGTGCCGACCCTGGTCGGTCTCGTGATTCTCGCCGCCGGCCTTTACATCGCCCAAGGCGGCCTCGATCTGATTCGCGGCCGCATCCTCGGCCGCATCGGCACCGCGCTCGATGAAGCCATCAATGCGCGCGTGTTCGAAACCGTGGTGCGGCTGCCGCTGATGGTCGGCAGCCGTAACGAAGGGCTGCAGCCGCTGCGCGATCTCGACAATGTCAGGTCGTTTCTCGGCAGCATGGGGCCCGGCGCGTTCTTCGATCTGCCGTGGCTGCCGTTCTATCTCGCCATCTGCTTTGCGTTTCACTGGCTGCTCGGCGTCACCGCGCTGGCCGGCGCCATCATTCTGGTGACGCTGACGCTGATCACCGAGTTCCTGTCGCGCACGCCGGCCAAGGAGGCGATGACGCTGGCGGCGCGCCGCAACGATCTTGCCGCCACCAGCCGCCGCAACGCCGAAGTGCTGGTTGCGATGGGCATGTCCGGGCGGCTGATGAAGCGCTGGGGCGAGGCCAACGAGACCTATCTGGCCGGCAACCAGCGCGCCAGCGACATCGCCGGCGGCCTCGGGGCCGTCGCCAAGGTGCTGCGCATGATGCTGCAATCGGCGGTGCTCGCGGTCGGCGCCTACCTCGTGATCCATCAGGAGGCCACCGCCGGCATCATCATCGCGGGCTCGATCCTGAGCGCCCGAGCACTGGCGCCGGTCGACCTCGCCATCGCGCACTGGAAGGGCTTTGTCGCCGCCCGCCAAAGCTGGCATCGTCTTTCCAAGCTGCTGGAGCAGATACCGGCGTCGAACGCGCAGACGATGCTGCAGGCGCCGACCAAGCGGCTGTCGGTCGAGGCCGTCAGCATCGTGCCGCCGGGCGAGCAGCGCGTCATCGTGCAGGACGTCAATTTCGCCGTCGAGGCCGGCACCGGCGTCGGCGTCATCGGTCCGAGCGGCTCGGGCAAGTCGTCGCTGGTGCGCGCGCTGGTCGGCGTCTGGACGCCCGCCCGCGGCAAGGTGCGGCTCGACGGTGCGGCGCTCGACCAGTGGTCGTCGGACGTGCTCGGCCGTCACATCGGCTATCTGCCGCAGGACGTCGAATTGTTCGCCGGCACCGTGGCGCAGAACATCTCCCGCTTCGACCCCGAGGCGAAATCCGACGCCATCATCGCCGCCGCCAAGGAAGCCGGCGTGCATGACATGATCATCAAGATGCGCGAGGGCTACGACACCCAGATCGGTGAGCAGGGCGCTTCGCTCTCGGCCGGGCAGGCGCAGCGCGTGGCGCTGGCGCGCGCGCTGTATGGCCATCCGTTCCTGATCGTGCTCGACGAGCCGAACTCCAACCTCGACAGCGAGGGCGACGAGGCGCTGACCCGCGCGGTGCGCGCCGCCCGCGAGCGCGGCGCCATCGTGGTCGTGGTCGCGCATCGGCCGATCGGCATCGAGGCGGTCGATCAATTGCTGGTCTTGAAGGATGGCCGCATGCAGGCGTTCGGTCCGAAGGAAACCGTGCTCGGCCAGGTGCTGCAGCGCGTCCCGTCACCGCCACCACCGATCAAGATCGTGTCCGAAGCAGGAGCTGCGAAAAAATCATGA
- a CDS encoding Asp-tRNA(Asn)/Glu-tRNA(Gln) amidotransferase GatCAB subunit A, which yields MSGEPALMSLVAVAKAIGARKISSREVTQSCLDRIAQWQPRVNAYMAIEADAALAAADAADADLAKGKIAGLLHGVPMAHKDMYYEAGKVVTCGSKIRREFVATTTSTALQRLKNAGSVRLGSLQMVEFAYGPTGHNVHYGAVRNPWNVDHITGGSSSGSGSAVAARLTFAALGSDTGGSIRMPAHFCGVTGFKTTVGLISRAGAMPLSQSLDTVGPLAQTVEDCALLVGLMAGADPEDPTTSTRPVPNYMAATTGSLKGTKIGVPTAFYVDDLDSEVARVLDAAIATLKKEGAEIVKVELPDQRQLTAACQIVLATEAAAFHKRWMIERPQDYGAQVLMRLQNGLAIPAVTYLEAMRWRGPALAAYLAAVEGTDAVIAPVAPMPAVTIAESDVGNSLDAEAVIQRITRFTRPINYLGLPSLSIPAGFTSKGLPVGMQLIGRAFDEAGLVRIGAAFQRATDYHQKVPKLA from the coding sequence ATGAGCGGCGAACCGGCCCTGATGTCGCTGGTCGCGGTCGCCAAGGCGATCGGAGCCAGGAAAATCTCCTCGCGCGAGGTGACGCAGTCCTGCCTCGACCGGATCGCGCAGTGGCAGCCCCGCGTCAACGCCTACATGGCAATCGAGGCCGATGCGGCGCTTGCCGCGGCCGATGCCGCCGACGCTGATCTCGCCAAGGGCAAGATTGCCGGCCTGCTGCACGGCGTGCCGATGGCGCACAAGGACATGTATTACGAGGCCGGCAAGGTCGTGACCTGCGGCTCAAAGATCCGGCGCGAATTCGTGGCGACAACGACCTCGACCGCACTGCAGCGGCTGAAGAACGCAGGCTCCGTCAGGCTTGGCTCGCTGCAGATGGTCGAGTTCGCCTACGGCCCGACGGGCCACAACGTCCACTACGGCGCGGTGCGCAATCCCTGGAATGTCGATCACATCACCGGCGGCTCGTCGTCCGGCTCGGGTTCGGCGGTCGCGGCGCGACTGACCTTTGCGGCGCTGGGCTCCGATACCGGCGGTTCGATCCGGATGCCCGCGCATTTCTGCGGCGTCACCGGCTTCAAGACTACCGTGGGCTTGATCAGCCGCGCCGGCGCGATGCCGCTGTCGCAATCGCTCGATACCGTAGGCCCGCTGGCGCAGACGGTCGAGGACTGCGCGCTGCTGGTCGGGCTGATGGCGGGCGCTGACCCTGAGGACCCGACCACGTCGACGCGGCCGGTGCCGAACTACATGGCCGCGACCACAGGCTCGCTCAAGGGCACGAAGATCGGCGTGCCCACGGCGTTCTATGTCGACGATCTCGATTCCGAAGTCGCGCGCGTGCTCGACGCGGCCATCGCGACTCTCAAAAAAGAAGGCGCCGAAATCGTCAAGGTCGAGTTGCCGGATCAGCGCCAGCTCACCGCCGCCTGCCAGATCGTGCTCGCCACCGAAGCCGCCGCCTTCCACAAGCGCTGGATGATCGAGCGTCCCCAGGATTACGGCGCACAGGTGCTGATGCGGCTGCAGAACGGGCTCGCGATTCCGGCCGTGACCTATCTCGAAGCGATGCGCTGGCGTGGCCCGGCACTGGCCGCCTACCTCGCGGCAGTCGAAGGCACCGATGCCGTGATCGCGCCGGTGGCGCCGATGCCCGCAGTGACCATTGCCGAGAGCGACGTCGGCAACAGCCTCGACGCGGAAGCCGTGATCCAGCGCATCACGCGCTTCACCCGTCCGATCAATTATCTCGGCCTGCCGTCGCTTTCGATCCCCGCCGGCTTCACGAGCAAGGGCCTGCCGGTCGGCATGCAGTTGATCGGCCGAGCCTTTGACGAGGCCGGGCTGGTGCGGATCGGTGCCGCATTCCAGCGCGCCACCGACTATCATCAAAAGGTACCCAAGCTGGCATGA
- a CDS encoding ABC transporter ATP-binding protein has product MSNLVDIRDLNIRFTGERTVHAVNDISLSLGEGEVLGLLGESGSGKSVTLRALMRLLPRKRTQISGTVKVLGRDVLAMNDEELSAFRGQTVSMIFQEPALALDPVYTIGRQIAESVIRHEGKSEKEAMARALEMLEVVRIPSAKRRLEAYPHEMSGGMRQRAMIALALACKPKILLADEPTTALDATVQIQILLLLRELQREFGMSVIFVTHDIGVAIEICDRVAVMYAGQIVEQGRLRDIVRTPVHPYAKGLLASTVHGAKRGQRLETIPGTPPSLDKAPASCSFAPRCSVAQPRCSERLPPNVQVSSDRTARCVLAEPAEVVAT; this is encoded by the coding sequence ATGAGCAATCTTGTCGACATCCGCGACCTCAACATCCGCTTCACCGGCGAGCGCACGGTTCATGCCGTCAACGACATCTCGCTTTCGCTCGGCGAAGGCGAGGTGCTCGGTCTGCTCGGCGAATCCGGCTCGGGAAAAAGCGTGACGCTGCGCGCGCTGATGCGGCTGTTGCCCCGGAAGCGCACGCAGATTTCGGGCACGGTGAAAGTCCTGGGACGCGACGTGCTGGCGATGAACGACGAGGAACTTTCGGCGTTTCGCGGCCAGACCGTCTCGATGATCTTTCAGGAGCCGGCGCTGGCGCTCGATCCCGTCTACACGATCGGCCGCCAGATCGCGGAAAGCGTGATCCGCCACGAGGGCAAGAGCGAAAAGGAGGCCATGGCGCGCGCGCTGGAAATGCTGGAGGTGGTCCGCATCCCCTCCGCCAAGCGCCGCCTTGAAGCTTATCCGCACGAAATGAGCGGCGGCATGCGCCAGCGTGCGATGATCGCGCTCGCGTTGGCCTGCAAGCCGAAGATCCTCCTGGCCGACGAACCGACCACGGCGCTGGACGCCACCGTGCAGATCCAGATCCTGCTGCTCTTGCGCGAATTGCAGCGCGAGTTCGGCATGTCCGTGATTTTCGTGACCCACGATATCGGCGTCGCCATTGAAATCTGCGACCGCGTCGCGGTGATGTATGCGGGACAGATCGTCGAGCAGGGCCGCTTGCGCGACATTGTCCGCACGCCGGTGCATCCCTATGCCAAGGGCCTGCTGGCCTCGACCGTCCACGGCGCCAAGCGCGGCCAGCGCCTCGAAACCATCCCGGGCACGCCGCCTTCGCTGGACAAGGCCCCCGCCAGTTGCTCCTTCGCGCCGCGTTGCAGCGTCGCTCAGCCACGCTGCAGCGAACGCCTGCCGCCGAATGTGCAGGTGTCGTCCGACAGAACGGCGCGATGTGTTTTGGCGGAGCCGGCTGAAGTCGTTGCTACCTGA